The Danaus plexippus chromosome 12, MEX_DaPlex, whole genome shotgun sequence DNA window ACCGAACTATCTGACAGAGTCCCTGGGTTAACGGCGTGTGTGCCGTCATGGCAGGTACAAGTGATAAGTACTTTACGATGCAGGGATTCGGAACCCCAGTATCGGCGTCTGGTCAGAGTGAGAAAGCAGGCTCGCAGGCGTCGTCATCAAGCGACTGCAGCTCTTCAGTAGTGGGTAACTTGGCTACTGCAGGGTACACtattacaaaaactaattCGCATCTGTGTGATAAAAGTGCCGATTCGTTTTGTTACATTTGTGGGAATTCAATTTGGAAAGAAATCGAAGACCATTTTctgataagataaaaaaaatttatgaagaatttttGGTATCCAAATTACTAATTTGGATTCGGCATGGGTTCCACATTCGATTTGTAGTCGATGTAGTGCAATGTTAACCCGTTGGgcagaaaataaaaagcagGAAAACTTGAAATTCACAATACCAATGGTATGGTCTTCACCAACAAGTtcacaaaattgttatttttgtatgaccGATACTAAAGGTTTTTTTCCTCGAAAACAAGGCACAAAATTGTATACGCCAATGTTTCATTGGCTGTTAAACCACAAAAAATAGAGGTCGTCAAGAGCATTGAGACTATTGAAGAAATGGATGTGGAAGAAGATGAAAGGCTAGTTGATGAAGCTTCTGACGAAGAAAATTCCGAGGAcgaagaatataaataaaaaacagacagacagactttttatatatgtaaaaacttGTTGACAAAATAGAAAAGCGAATACAGGTAACGACCCATCCACCCGTCCCCCAACCCGCTCCCGCTGAGACCATTATCGTGCTCGGCggattgataattttaaaatattatattgcaacataataatagtataaagaTTTACGAACAGACGGACAAGTATTAATactgatatttatattgtatatttatttatatattagtcaatacacatataactaaaaataaagtaaaagatagcgtaattatatataaaatacattatattcaaACAGATAGTACaacaacagacagacagataactgtattaatattaaaaaattatattatcttatacacatataattaaacaaacaggACAAAACGtatatattcacatattataaataaatattatactaataaataaaataaaaaacagacaaacagacttttcatatatacaataacttTTGTTGACGGAATAGCGAGCGAGCGCAGAGATAACGACCCATCCACCCGTCCCTCAACCCGCTCCCGCTGAGACCATTATCGTACTCGGCGGAtcgacaattataaaataaaatattgtaacataataatagcATACAGATTtacgaacagacagacaagtACTAATACCGATATTATCTactgtatatttattcatacatcAATACACACATAaccaaaataaagtaaaatatagcgtattatatataaaaataacattatattcaaACAGATAGTGCAACAACGGACAGACAGATaacttgtattaatattaaaattatactatttaatatacatataattaaataaacaggtataaaacgtatatattcacatattataaataaatattacactaacaaataaaataaataatagacaaagagactttttatatatatataataacctgCTGACGGAATAGTGAGCTAGCGCAGAGATAACGACTCATCTACTCGTCCCTCAACCCGCTCCCGCGGAAAGAcattacagaaatataatattaaaacataacaatagTATATGAAGTAGCGGAAGATAGAAATTGGTATTAATACTTATACTATATCAtccaaaacatatataattaaataaaggtaAAGCAAGCAtatattcacatttataaaaaatactgtaatagatagatagtatataataataggacTGAcagataaaattacataaacattaatactgttacaataatagtacttaataaaaataatatatacatataaactatatatgtacatctttagacaaatattatattatatcacaaTAGTAGTACACAAATAAGCGGACAGACAGAGAAATctgtacaaatataaataaaaatataaatacttatatattactcaatacgtatataaattaaacaataaaagtataatataacacatataattatatataattcaagtaaatatcatttaaatcagatagttttcaataacagacaaacagacaaattatatcaatattgacattggtataataatatatatagtataaccATTAttcaatacttatattaaataaaatataacatacttatatttatatatatttaaaataatattatattgaacagATAACATACAACaatagacagacagacaaatcttatatatataaaaatttatattgaaaataacacAAAGTAGGTACAGGatagcatataaatatataatatatatatataaaataaatagtaggaCGCCAACTATTAGTTAACCCCCTCCTACACCCTCCCAAACCACAAAAAATTTTCGACCCCACCAATAGCCTCCCCACGAAACCTTCCCCCTCCCCCTCCTCCCCGCAAAAAAATTACCTCACCCCCCTCACCCTAACTCCTCAACCCCTAATCTAAGCACCCCCGTGTTTGGGTTCATAGTAAAGGGCTCTGCGAGCTCTAGCGATTGGGCCAAACGGTTTCCTTCCCCCCCTAAAAAAATACCTCACCCCCCCTCACCCTAACTCCTATACCCTTTGTCCAAACACCCCCGTGTTTGGGTTCATTTGAAAGAGCATAAATTGCTCTAACGATTGGGCTCAAATATCCTCTCCCTTCCTTAAAAAATTCCTATCCTTGTAACTCCTGATCCCTTACACCTAGCCCCCCCGAGTTTGGGCTCTTTTCAAAGAGGAAGAGAGGGCGAGAAAGATAAGCCAGCAAAGCCAACCCCTACcgttaggatttttttaaatttatataacattatataattatagaggATAAGACCTTTGGGCTGCGACCCTTCGCAAAACCAGTGGACCTGGTATTGTTATACCCTAGTTTTAGTTAGTTGTAGTAATATAGAATTGTATAGTTATATACaacttatacaaatttattttataaattaattgacgcCACCTCCAACTATGTTTACTCGCACACCACCAAAGAAATGCATGAGCGCCGAACGAACAGACAAAACCGACAACGTATGCCGTCCGGAAGAGCATAGATGAGTGGGAGATTGGTAGAGCTCTTCCAATTCTTAGCAGGACTATGATAAGCCCGAAGACATCGACAGCTTCAACATCGGCAGTGCAGAAACCGGAGTCACCTCCGAAGGACGTAACGCCGGGAGAGAAGAGCGTCTACAGGGCACAGGAGGCGAAGTCGGTAAGGATGTCGGCGATTAAACTAATCGGCCAGTCGAGAAACCTCAAAACTGAAATTAAGGAGGGTATATTAAAAGCCGTACAGAGGCTCTACGAGATCGTGAGGGAAGCAGAAGAAGACAACCTCATCAAGCAGGACGAAATAGACGAGCTGAAGGCCAGAGTCCCGGAGAAAGCCGACCTTACTCCGGTACCACAGAAACACCCAGATCAAGCAGTACTGATAAGGAGACTGGAGGAGCACAGCTCCTTAATCAAAGAGCACATGGCGACGCTAAAGGAGATGAAAAACAAAGAGAAAGATAAACCTATTGTTAGCGAACCACCAGCGAAGACCGGACCAACAAACGAAAAACTGGAGGAGCACGCTACACTACTGAGGGAGAATACTGAGAGTATAAAAACTCTCCAAGAACATCTAAAAAGCTGCCAGGAGGAGGTGGTGGCCGCCAGGAGCTACGCGGGAGTCACGGCTGAGGCCCCTCCTCCCCGGCCTATTCAAAAAGCCCTCCACTCGGTGATGGTGACCTCCATGGACAAGATGGATACCGGCGAAGATGTGctgaataaaataaggaaaacaGTAAATGCTAAAGAAGGATGGGTGAAGGTGGAAAGAGTAAGGAAAGCAAAGGACCAAAAAGTGGTGATGGGATTCGGCACTCAAGAGGAAAGAAAAAAGGTGAAAGAGAAAATTCAGAGAGAGGGTACCGGACTACAAGTGGAAGAGGTAAAGAACAGGGATCCCCTCCTAATTCTGAGAGGAGTCTTGTCCGCCAATACGGACGAGGACATCCGCAAGGCCCTCAGAAACCAAAATCGGGACCTGTTCAAAGACCTGAGAAAAGAAGACGAaagaatagaaattaaatatagaaagagAACAAAGAACCCGCTAACGGAGCACGTGGTCGTGAGCACCTCACCGGCTCTCTGGAATAGGGCCACAACCCTCGGAGCACTCCACATAGACCTCCAGAGAGTCAGGGTAGAGGACCAGACTCCGCTGGTCCAATGCTCGAGGTGCCTCGGCTACGGGCACTCGAAGCGGTTTTGTAAGGAGGAGACTGATGCATGCAGCCACTGTGGCGGTCCCCATCTAAGAACTAAGTGCCAGGAGTGGGTTACGGGAGTCCCACCTGGATGCAGGAACTGCTTGAGGGCGAAACTGGGTGAAACAGCCCACAACGCCTTCAGCAGCACCTGCCCTATCCGGAAAAGGTGGGATGAAGTAGCCCGCTCGGCGGTAGCATACTGCTAAGGATGCACCAGCAAACACGGTGGCAGCAAGCATGATCTCGTCCAAAACCTCTCTGTTCTCTAATATAGCAAAAATCGaactgtataatataaataggcaAAGAAATAATGTATTCAGAAAcagtaatcaaaataaaaataggaaaataagtgtaaaaatgaaattaaaaatactgttaacatattttaagaaatattgttCATCAGTATTAGATTTAAGACTAgcaattaagaatatattatgtaagaaAAGCTCTACTAGTTAAACAGTAACATTTAAGttagtagaaataaaatagaagtaaGAATATAGTATAGAAAACTACAGTTAAATAATGGTAAtagttaagataaaataagatGATTACTGGAGAGAAGGAAGATGTATCACTGTAAGAAGTTTGatagtgtaaaataatattaaaataagaaatgttaGTAGGATAAGatagaaataaagaaattgctttataataaagaaccCGGTATACCCTGTATATCCCGAAAATAGAAAATAGGAAAACTtaagaaaacaaatagttaGAATGGGAACCCACCCAAAGTAATGAAAGGGAAGAATGAGAGAAAGAATAAGTATGTTGCAAGAAAGGCCCTAACAAAAGCGAGAACTAGTATGAAAGAGAAACAGTTAAAACAGACTCCGACCACGTTGGAGGTGAtagacacaaaaaaaaaaaaaaatcctaaccTAACCCAGTTGCTCGCCACGCTCTGACGCGAACGGTCACGTTTTTACTCGCTCCGCAGTTTAAAATTCGTTCAAAGTGCCAAAATTGTGTTAGAAATACAAATCATATACCAAAGTGTGCGTCTCAGTGCCCCGAATCCATCGGTGAAAGTCGCGTGAAAATCCGTGAAAGTTTGGAAAAGTTATCACGTGAAAACTGAAATTTGCGAGGTTAAAAAATCTTCAAGTGTATGTAACTGTGAAACTAAAGCGGtaacatataacttttttttttagtttcattcGAGTCGTGCTGTCAAGTACTACATCTGTGCAAAGTTTGAGATTTTTCCGGCAAGGGGTTCCGGATAAAACAAGGAGAAAGTTATTTACCACGTGACACGTGGTATTTGATCCAGGCGAGTCCGGGTGGCGTCACTAGTGTCGTTCGATTGGGGGCTCTGTCCCAAGTCTGCCGACACATCGATCATCGTTCTGCGACTTCCTGGCGAAGAGTTGTGACGTAAAGAAGTTTTTGTGCGGATGGTTTTTGAGTGAAGTGAACTTTGGACCCCTGTAACTTGAAAACTAAAGTTGTAACgtaatctttttataatatcatcttaaaaaacaatccatCCCCGACATTTTGATACATTTCCCAACTTCGAGCAAGGCCAGCAGCTatctttagttttaattttaattttaagtgattCCGAGGTCAATTACCACGTAACTTTGTCGTCCAAATTTGACAGGTTCCAAGGGTCGGATCCCAACCAAACtagttttaatatcattttttagTGTCTAGCTTCCTTTttgtgcaaaaatatttttaaattatttaatatttagagtAGTCAATTTCACTTTGAAATTACGTCGCAAAACTTTCACccctaataaaaaatagtttccgTGATCCAATTGCTTTGAAATTTGGTGTGTAGTTAGATCCCGTGGGGCTTACACCTCACcctgatttttaatttatagatttcatgtaactttttaaaatacaaagggTTGAAAATTCGAGAAAACCGTTAAGGAAAAGTTTTTCCGATTTTCACGGAAAACGGCTTGTAGGATAGGCGGGGATCTCCCGATTACAGTGAtaccatttttatatgtttaggaCTTAGGACAACGGAGATATTAGCCATAGCATCTTTTTAGTATTGCGCAATTTAAACGTTTAACCcttaatttgattttgttcACTGTGAGAAacatatgagaaaaaaaatgatttcgttatatttttacaccaaattcgtattttttgtgatattatcataccgtatataatattttttaatagtaaaaaaatagtcTACGCACCTGGCAACACTTTTACTTGTCATTGTCAAAGCAAAATGTCGGCGCCTCGCGGGTCGTCTATGTTCCGCaaggtaaatataaagattttacttGATTTTCTATTGTTTCAAGTATTTTAATGCTTTCACTAACTTATCTAgactatttgttatattttggtGTGTGAATTATGTGCCTTTATGTGAATCCTCAAGTTTTATGACCCGCCAAAAGCTTATGTTTATTGTGATGAACATTGCCAAATAACCTATAAAGTACCTACAATTTGTTATGTTCATCACGGTGAACGATGCCAAATAcctaatgataaattaatccaaaatagttatgtcttttttttaacattttgaagTTATGGgttttattttgcttatttCGGTATTTTCTGTTGCCAACAGCATACTTTGCATGGACGCACGGCAAAAATATTGGCGCTTGTGCCTATACAGCATGCTCCCTCAGATACCAGTGATAGGTCCGACATGGACAATGAATTGGCAGATCTGCATACTCCAAGTTTAGCTTCATCATCAGCACCATCTTTAGATTCATCTTTAGAGCGAATGCATATTTTAAGCAGTCCTGAACCTGATGCTGAAGATCTTGACACTGGGGACGATCCACCTGAATTTGATTTTACAGAAACATCATTGCAATTGACTCCAGTTCTACGTCAAATTTGCCCAGCTACACCGACTAGAGAACCGAACTACGAGAACATACCTTCCTTATCTTCTATACCATCTCTTCCGTCTGAAGCCCCTTTATCAACTCCTGAAAGTGCTACCAGGAAAACTCGAGCCCAAAGGCACATTACTCCAGTGCTGGCTAAAAGACAAAAGAAAGTTCCGAAATTTGTACTAACctataaatggaaaaaaagCGTCACCTTCCGTCACCAAGCTACAATTGAAGAAAACCAAGaccataatataatgaatgccTCTTTCCTGCCCACTGCAGATTCcctagaatattttaatttatttttttcttcagaCATTGTGACCGATATTACCGTACAGTCAAATCTATACTCTGTTCAAAAAACTGGCAAATCTATTCAAGTGACAGAAGACGAAATGCGTGATTTTATAGCTATCCATATACTTATGGGTATTGTCTCAATGCCTAGTTACCTAGACTATTGAAGCAGTAGATTCCGGTATGCTCCGATAGCAGATCTAATGAGTTTAAAACGCTATCAACAGATTCGTAGATTTCTACACTTTGCTGATAATAGCTTAGAAGATACTGATAGATGTTACAAAGTAAGACCAATAGcagaaaaaataagaaaaaactgtTTGCTGcaagaaaatgaaaacaaatttagtaTAGATGAGATGATGATTGCTTATAAAGGAAGAAAGGCAGGCAACAGAAAGCAGTACATGAAAGATAAACCCAACAAGTGGGGATTCAAAAATTACGTGCGAGCTGGAGTAAGTGGCATGATTTATGACTTTATCCTATATGGAGGAGAAGATACATTCCGTTTTCATAAATTCACTGAACAAGAAATTTCAATTGGGTTTGGGGCACAAATTGTAATAGCTCTGTGTCAATCTATTCAAAGAAAGCCAGCCACCATATTttgtgacaattttttttcatcgcctgagttattttatattttaaaagaaaattatggcGTATTTGGTTTAGGTACGATTCGTAACAATAGAACCAGGGGAGCTGGATCTATTTTGCCTAGTGAAAAGgcaatgaaaaagaaaaagagaGGAGCTTATTCAAAGGTCGTATGTGACAAAACCAAGCTGGCTCTCGTTCGCTGGAACGACAATAAGCCTGTCACCCTGATAAGTTCATTTGTTGGATGCACACCTGTGCATAAAATAAAGAGATATTGTAAGGTAGAAAAGAGAAAGTTAGATGTTGACTGTCCTCAAATAGTAAGGGAGTACAATAAACATATGGCGGGTGTAGACCTGGGTGATATGTTAGtatctctttataaaataccgTTCAAGTCTAGAAGATGGTatctatactattattataaagctgaagagtttgtttgtttgtttgtttgtttgtttgaacgcGCTA harbors:
- the LOC116774403 gene encoding uncharacterized protein LOC116774403 isoform X2, whose amino-acid sequence is MSAPRGSSMFRKHTLHGRTAKILALVPIQHAPSDTSDRSDMDNELADLHTPSLASSSAPSLDSSLERMHILSSPEPDAEDLDTGDDPPEFDFTETSLQLTPVLRQICPATPTREPNYENIPSLSSIPSLPSEAPLSTPESATRKTRAQRHITPVLAKRQKKVPKFVLTYKWKKSVTFRHQATIEENQDHNIMNASFLPTADSLEYFNLFFSSDIVTDITVQSNLYSVQKTGKSIQVTEDEMRDFIAIHILMGIVSMPSYLDY
- the LOC116774403 gene encoding piggyBac transposable element-derived protein 4-like isoform X1; the encoded protein is MSLKRYQQIRRFLHFADNSLEDTDRCYKVRPIAEKIRKNCLLQENENKFSIDEMMIAYKGRKAGNRKQYMKDKPNKWGFKNYVRAGVSGMIYDFILYGGEDTFRFHKFTEQEISIGFGAQIVIALCQSIQRKPATIFCDNFFSSPELFYILKENYGVFGLGTIRNNRTRGAGSILPSEKAMKKKKRGAYSKVVCDKTKLALVRWNDNKPVTLISSFVGCTPVHKIKRYCKVEKRKLDVDCPQIVREYNKHMAGVDLGDMLVSLYKIPFKSRRWYLYYYYKAEEFVCLFVCLFERANLRNYWLELNFFFCVG